The window CGTATTTACCGCTGTAAGCACCTTGTTGAGGCCTGCGGGTAAAACGGCGATGTGCGTCCCGGCTGATCCTACAAGTAACTGGTGTGCTGTAAAAGCGCCAACCCCGAAGTCGAGGAAGTTATTGCTATAGCTGACTATGCCCGGACAATTCGCGGGAGTAATCGTGGTCGGCGGCGTCAGATCAGCGGTATTGACGCTTTCAATGTCAAGTCCCGGGGAGTCTACTGCCACCAACGTGTTCGTATTCCGCACGGACTGCACGAACTGTATGGCGGTGGAGTTGGTGGGCGGGTTCGTGGTCTGAGGAGCATTGTTGCAGGTGGCAATCGATTGCAGGCCAGCCGAATTGGCCACGTAAGAGAAGGGACCGGAAGCCAGTTGGGTCACGTCTGTGTTCACGCCGCCGATGTTAAAGGTCTGGAGCGTCAGAAACGGCGAGAAAACATAGACATTGCCGTTGTCCGCAACAATGTAGGCCCTGAAGCCGTCGTCGTCAAAATTTGCCGCCACCGCGCCCGGCACTACAAAAGTTGTAATGGTGTTCCCGGCCTTGTCAAAAACCCACACGCGCTGCTCGGAAGGGAACGGATCAATGGGCAGGCCGGTGGAAGGATCTTTAGCGGCGTTGGAAACGATTACCTGATTTCCATCAGCGGAAACTGCAAGCACTTTGCCTATCGGCACTGGTGAAAGCAGAGTCACCACGTTGCTTGCAGTATTTAATGAAGCCAGCCCATTGCTGGTGCCAATGTAACCAGTTGCGCCCGTCCGGTCAAACAACAGCGAGTTAGGAAAGCCGGGAAGAAAGATCGGTGAGCCTACTGCCGGTGGCGTCTTGCTGGCATCAATCGGAATCAGTGTAATGCTGGTGCCTGGCACATTGGGAAAGGTGCTGGTGGCATAAACCGTGGTGGTGTTGGGACTGGTTCCACCCACAAAGATGCTCAACAGGTTGCTGTAGATAGGAGTATTGATCCCAATGCCGCAGGTGGGTGGCGCGCATACCGCCTGTAAACCGGCGCCGCCGGGCGATTGTGCCGTCAACGCTGTTCCGCTTACCGTCGCCACCGTGCTGTTGTTACTGAGAATCGTTACCGGAGCGTTCGGCGTTACAGCTCCCAGCTCGTCGACCATGTCGGCCTGTACCGTTTTCGTGTCGGCAACGTTCATGACTAAATTCTCAGTCGGCACACCCGCTGGGTCTCCATTAATATGCAACACAATCAGCACCGGCATGCAACCCTTCAAAAAAACGGCCGGGGATGTGGTTGTGCCCACGCTGGCTATCACGCCTGTGATTCCGGGCGTGTGGGCCGTGGCCAATCCGTTGGCGTCCACACTGGCTACAGAGGGCGATGAAGCGGACCAGCTGAAATTGCCGATCTGATTGGTAATTTCCGTGTTGTTATGGAATGCATGCGCCACAAACTGGTGTGTCTGCGTAATGGAGAAGCAGGGCTCCGTCACCGGGTCAACCTTTACTGACGTAATCGATGGATGAACGGCCACCGTCACGGGCCCGCTGGTCACGCCGCCGGCGGTTGCGGTAATGATCGCTGTCCCGCTGATGGGATTTCCACTTGCGTCCAAGCCGTTGCACACCACAAAGGCGGAATCCCATACTCCTGCGCAAACGTTGCCCGCGGGTGAAACTGTGGCAATCTGGGTGTTTGAAGAATTAAAGGTAAAGGTGGTGGAAACATTAGCGTTGTCGGAATTCACGGCCGATACACTCAGCCCGACGACCTCGCCTGCCACCAGGGAAAGCGTCGAAGAACCTAGCCTGACTGCGGCTATGGTGGTATTCGCGGATTTTGAACCGCCACAACCCGCTGTCAACAAGACAAATAAAGCAATAAGGGCTATTCCGGTAAAAAATGGGTAGCGTGGGGTTTGTCCCTGCATCTTGAGAAACACTTGATTGCGCATAATATAGAAGAGAGTTCAGTGTAGATTCTTGCGCCGATTTCTTCAACACCACGGGCAATCCGGCGTCGGCGTTCGGCAATGGAATACCACCGGACGCCGCATTCCCGAAAGAAATGCGTCAAGGCTGGTTTACTGGGCTGATTCCGCCGATTTGCCGGGTGGCCGTGTTGACGGAATCTGGTTCCAGTTGCTATATTTATAAGGTTCCGCGAGTACAATTTAGCTTGCCTGTAGTGAGCTGTAGCGTATTTTTTGCCCAAGACTTGTTCTGATATCAGGGCATGCCTCGCTGAAATGGTCCGCGCTACCTTCCACACGGAAGGGTATGCGGGCCAGGAGAACGAAACGGAGTGCCCCCGATCAGGCTCGGTGCCACCGTCGTTTCTCAACCACAGATAGGGTAATTCGATATTCTCCGCCCATTTGGCGGATTTATGGCTGCATGCATCGCAGCCAGTCTCGCAATGCGGGATCCTAAAGCAGACTGGACGCGCCCGTGTGCGCGGCCATTTGCCTGTTGAAAAAGCAACAGTTTTAAGCAGCGGGTGAAGTGCCAAGAGCGCTGTCCCGCGCGAAAAACACCCCATCGGGCCAAAACCTGGCTCTCTGGGGACCCGGGTAGCACGAGGGCAAAGCAGCGCAGCTGCGGAGTCCTTGAATATAAGAGGAAATAACTTTGCCGACATTTAATCAGCTGGTTCGAAAAGGCAGGACGGCGCCGAATTACAAGACGGCCAGTCCGGCCCTGCAATCATCGCCGCAGCGCCGTGGCGTTTGTACGCGTGTTTATACGCAAACACCCAAAAAGCCGAACTCCGCCCTGCGCAAGGTGGCCCGCGTGCGCCTGACAAATGGAATTGAAGTTACCACCTACATTCCTGGCGTCGGCCACAACCTGCAGGAGCACTCGATTGTGCTGATCCGCGGAGGCCGCGTAAAAGACCTTCCCGGCGTCCGCTACCACGTTGTGCGTGGGACGCTGGATGCCACCGGCGTCGCCAACCGCAAGCAGGGACGTAGCAAGTACGGAGCCAAGAGACCGAAGTGATCACGTTGAGCAGGCGTGAGCGAAGCGGGAGCCTGCTGCGATCATCCTGAGCGCGAAGCGCGAAGGATCTCAAAGGCAAGCCAATTTCGGCGATGTTTGGCAGTTTTGGCAATAACAGAAGAAGGATTGAGATTTAGAGGATTTAAAGACGATGCCACGTAAAGGACATGTTCCAAAGCGCGATCCGATCGCGGACCCGATTTACAGCTCAACGCTGGTCACCAAGTTCGTAAACGCCATGATGTGGGGCGGCAAGAAATCCACCGCGCAGGGAATTTTCTATAAATGCATGGAAAACCTGCAGGCCAAGGGCGGCGACGAAGCCCTGAAGCTGTTCAAGAAGGCCGTGGAAAACGCCAAGCCCATGCTGGAAGTGAAGACCCGCCGCGTGGGCGGAGCCAACTACCAGGTGCCGGTGGAAGTGAATCCGGATCGGCGCACCTCGCTGGCGATCCGCTGGATCGTGAGCTATGCGCGCGAACGCGGCGAAAAAGGCATGGTGGACAAGCTTTCGAACGAGCTGCTAGACGCGGCCAACGGTCGCGGCGCGGCGATCAAGAAAAAGGAAGATGTGCATAGGATGGCCGAAGCGAATAAGGCGTTTGCGCACTATCGCTGGTAACAGCAGCAGCTAGCAATTGGCAACTGGCAATTAGCCAAGCCGGTTGCGACAACAAAACGGGCTAAAGGCCAGCAGCTAAAGGCCAAGAGCCAGATACAAAAAGATTTAGAACCGAAAGAATTTCAGGAAAATGCCCAGACAAGCACCATTAGAACGTTGCCGCAACATCGGGATCATGGCCCACATTGATGCCGGCAAGACAACTACGACTGAACGTGTCCTGTTCTATACGGGCATCACGCACCGCATTGGCGAAGTGCATGAAGGCACCGCCACCATGGACTGGATGGAGCAGGAGCAGGAGCGCGGAATCACCATTACCTCCGCCGCCACCACGTGCACATGGCGCGACATTCGCATCAATATTATCGATACACCCGGCCACGTGGATTTTACCGCCGAAGTTGAGCGCTCGCTGCGCGTCCTTGATGGCGCGGTCGCCGTGTTTGACGCCGTGCATGGCGTCGAGCCGCAGTCGGAAACCGTATGGCGCCAGGCCGATAAATACGGCGTTCCCCGAATTTGCTTCATCAACAAGATGGACAAGATGGGCGCCGATTTTGAGCACGCGGTCGATACCATCCGCAAGCGCCTCAATGCCCGCCCTGTAGCGATTCAAATCCCCATTGGACAAGAAGCAGCTTTTAAAGGTGTCGTCGACCTGGTCGACATGAAGGCCATTTACTGGCGCGATGAAACCCTGGGCGCCAAATACGAAGTTGAAGAGATTCCCGCTGAGCTGAAAAAGAAAGCGGAAGCATTCCACGCGCAACTGGTCGAGTCGGTCGCGGAAAACGACGACGAGATCCTGCACAAGTTTCTGGAAGGCGAAAGCATCAGCGCCGACGAATTGCGCGCCTCGCTGCGCAAAAGCGTGATCAGCCTCAAGCTGTTCCCGGTCCTGTGTGGCACGGCCTTCAAGAACAAAGGCGTGCAGACTCTGCTGGACGCGGTGGTCGATTACTTGCCTTCGCCGCTGGACATCCCAGCCACGAAGGGCCACGATCCCGATCATCCGGAAAAAGCGCTGGAGCGCAAACCGGCGGACAATGAACCGTTCTCCGGGCTGGCATTCAAGATCATGGCCGATTCGTTTGTCGGCCAGTTGGTGTTCGTGCGCGTGTACTCCGGCCAGTTAAAAACCGGCGATAGCGTGTTGAACACAACCAAAGGCAAGTCTGAGCGCATTGGCCGCCTGCTGAAAATGCATGCCAACAAGCGCGAAGAGATTAGCGAGATTTACGCCGGCGACATTTGCGCCTGCGTCGGCCTCAAGAACGTCACCACCGGCGACACCATCTGTTCGGACAAAGCACCGATCCTGCTGGAGTCGATCACGTTCGCCGCGCCGGTCATCTCCGTCGCCGTCGAGCCCAAGACCAAGAGTGACCAGGAAAAAATGGGCGTTGCCCTGGGCCGTCTGGCGCAGGAAGATCCCACGTTCAAGGTCGCAACCGACCCGGATTCCGGACAGACCATCATCAGCGGCATGGGTGAACTGCACCTGGAAATCATCATTGACCGCATGATGCGCGAATACAAAGTGGAAGCCAATGTGGGCAAGCCGCAGGTGGCGTACCGCGAAACCATTCGCAAGCATGCTGAAGCGGAAGGCAAGTACATCCGCCAGACCGGCGGCTCGGGCCATTACGGCCACGTGAAGCTGCGCATTGATCCCAATGAGATGGGCAAAGGATTTGAGTTCATCAATGAGATCAAGAGCGGCGCGGTGCCTCGCGAGTTCTTCAAGCCAATTGAGCAGGGCGTGAAGCAGGCCATGGAAGGCGGCGTGTTGGCCGGCTATGAAATGGTTGATATCAAGGTCACGCTTTATGACGGTAGCTATCACGAAGTAGATTCCGACGAAATGGCGTTCAAGATCGCGTCTTCCATGGGCTTTAAGGAAGCGGCGCGCAAGGCTTCGCCGGTCCTGCTGGAGCCGATCATGAGCGTTGAAGTTGTGGTGCCGGAAGAGTTCATGGGCGTCATTATCGGCGACCTGAATTCACGCCGTGGCCGCATTGAAGGCATTGAGCATCGCGCCGGTTCGCAGGTAATCAAGAGCCTGGTGCCGTTGGCCGAGATGTTCGGTTACGCCACAAACATGCGCTCGAACACTCAGGGGCGCGCGACGTTCTCCATGCACTTTGCGCATTATGATGAAGCGCCGCGCGCGGTGACGGAAGAGATTGTCGCCAAGGTGCAGGGCAAGCCGGCAGCAAGGTGATGATCGGCGCAGGCGAGTACGTGATCGTCTGGGAATTTCGGGTACGGCGGGCAAGGGAAGCAGAGTTTGTTCAGAAGTACGGGCCTGAGGGAGACTGGGCGCGTTTCTTCCGTGGGGCGCCTGACGATATGTCCCCAGGCTACATTCGAACGGAGCTGGTAAGAGATGTTGCTGTTGATTTTCGCTATCTCACGCTGGATTACTGGCAGTCGGAAGAAGAGTTCAAGCGCTTCCGCGAGCAGAACCTGGCCGAGTATGAGCGGTTGGACAAAGAATTTGAAGGTTTAACGGAATCAGAAACGCGTTTGGGCGCGTTCTGGCTTAGCAAAAGTTAGAGGAGCTTCAGGCAATGGCAAAAGAAAAATTTGATCGCAGCAAACCGCACGTAAACGTAGGCACGATTGGTCACATTGATCACGGGAAGACGACGTTGACTGCGGCGATCACCAAGGTGTTGTCGAAGCACAATCCGAAGATCAAGTTTCGCGATTTTGCCTCGATTGATAATGCGCCGGAAGAGCGCGAGCGCGGTATTACCATCGCCACGGCGCACGTGGAATATGAGACGCCGAACCCAAGTGCGATGCCGTGGATGACGCCGAGCTGCTCGATCTGGTGGAGCTCGAAGTCCGCGAGCTCCTAAAGAGCTACAAGTTCCCCGGCGACGATGTTCCGGTGATTCGTCTTTCGGCGCTGAACGCGTTGAACGGCGATCCCAAGTGGGAAAAGCAGATTGACGAGCTGATGGCTGCCGTCGATAAGTACGTTCCGCTGCCGGCGCGCGATATCGACAAGCCGTTCCTGATGCCGATTGAAGATATCTTCTCCATCTCCGGCCGCGGCACCGTGGTAACAGGCCGTATTGAGCGCGGCAAGGTAAAAGTCGGCGAGGAAGTTGAGATTGTGGGTTTCCGCGACACCAGAAAGA is drawn from Terriglobia bacterium and contains these coding sequences:
- a CDS encoding Ig-like domain-containing protein encodes the protein MRNQVFLKMQGQTPRYPFFTGIALIALFVLLTAGCGGSKSANTTIAAVRLGSSTLSLVAGEVVGLSVSAVNSDNANVSTTFTFNSSNTQIATVSPAGNVCAGVWDSAFVVCNGLDASGNPISGTAIITATAGGVTSGPVTVAVHPSITSVKVDPVTEPCFSITQTHQFVAHAFHNNTEITNQIGNFSWSASSPSVASVDANGLATAHTPGITGVIASVGTTTSPAVFLKGCMPVLIVLHINGDPAGVPTENLVMNVADTKTVQADMVDELGAVTPNAPVTILSNNSTVATVSGTALTAQSPGGAGLQAVCAPPTCGIGINTPIYSNLLSIFVGGTSPNTTTVYATSTFPNVPGTSITLIPIDASKTPPAVGSPIFLPGFPNSLLFDRTGATGYIGTSNGLASLNTASNVVTLLSPVPIGKVLAVSADGNQVIVSNAAKDPSTGLPIDPFPSEQRVWVFDKAGNTITTFVVPGAVAANFDDDGFRAYIVADNGNVYVFSPFLTLQTFNIGGVNTDVTQLASGPFSYVANSAGLQSIATCNNAPQTTNPPTNSTAIQFVQSVRNTNTLVAVDSPGLDIESVNTADLTPPTTITPANCPGIVSYSNNFLDFGVGAFTAHQLLVGSAGTHIAVLPAGLNKVLTAVNTNNVFSAATVPLPAGATEALNGSLTPDGATLWVGVAGTNTVDRINLNSNADEAQIPMTFKKADGSPAPPNLVVIKPK
- a CDS encoding antibiotic biosynthesis monooxygenase codes for the protein MIGAGEYVIVWEFRVRRAREAEFVQKYGPEGDWARFFRGAPDDMSPGYIRTELVRDVAVDFRYLTLDYWQSEEEFKRFREQNLAEYERLDKEFEGLTESETRLGAFWLSKS
- the fusA gene encoding elongation factor G, translating into MPRQAPLERCRNIGIMAHIDAGKTTTTERVLFYTGITHRIGEVHEGTATMDWMEQEQERGITITSAATTCTWRDIRINIIDTPGHVDFTAEVERSLRVLDGAVAVFDAVHGVEPQSETVWRQADKYGVPRICFINKMDKMGADFEHAVDTIRKRLNARPVAIQIPIGQEAAFKGVVDLVDMKAIYWRDETLGAKYEVEEIPAELKKKAEAFHAQLVESVAENDDEILHKFLEGESISADELRASLRKSVISLKLFPVLCGTAFKNKGVQTLLDAVVDYLPSPLDIPATKGHDPDHPEKALERKPADNEPFSGLAFKIMADSFVGQLVFVRVYSGQLKTGDSVLNTTKGKSERIGRLLKMHANKREEISEIYAGDICACVGLKNVTTGDTICSDKAPILLESITFAAPVISVAVEPKTKSDQEKMGVALGRLAQEDPTFKVATDPDSGQTIISGMGELHLEIIIDRMMREYKVEANVGKPQVAYRETIRKHAEAEGKYIRQTGGSGHYGHVKLRIDPNEMGKGFEFINEIKSGAVPREFFKPIEQGVKQAMEGGVLAGYEMVDIKVTLYDGSYHEVDSDEMAFKIASSMGFKEAARKASPVLLEPIMSVEVVVPEEFMGVIIGDLNSRRGRIEGIEHRAGSQVIKSLVPLAEMFGYATNMRSNTQGRATFSMHFAHYDEAPRAVTEEIVAKVQGKPAAR
- the rpsG gene encoding 30S ribosomal protein S7, producing MPRKGHVPKRDPIADPIYSSTLVTKFVNAMMWGGKKSTAQGIFYKCMENLQAKGGDEALKLFKKAVENAKPMLEVKTRRVGGANYQVPVEVNPDRRTSLAIRWIVSYARERGEKGMVDKLSNELLDAANGRGAAIKKKEDVHRMAEANKAFAHYRW
- the rpsL gene encoding 30S ribosomal protein S12, which codes for MPTFNQLVRKGRTAPNYKTASPALQSSPQRRGVCTRVYTQTPKKPNSALRKVARVRLTNGIEVTTYIPGVGHNLQEHSIVLIRGGRVKDLPGVRYHVVRGTLDATGVANRKQGRSKYGAKRPK